TTGGGATTTAAAGCGGGGTCATATCCCGAGGCCCTGCCATAATGGAAGATCCTGTCGCTGAATTCCTTGCAATGAGAAAAACCAATGGTGTGTCCGCCCATTAAAGCCGCAAATTCTTGAACAGTGAACCCTTTGGACTCGAAGATCTTGATGGATTGATCAATGGTCATGTTAACTCTTGGAAGATTTCCTTCGACCTTGGATGCCTTCGAGACCAAGCCATCCTTCCTACCAAGCGGAACCGTGTAGAACGGACCGCCAACCATGGTGATAAGGTCCCGGGTGGCTTGGGCCAATATATCGGCACACGAGACCGTCTTAGGGCAAGAGAGCTCCAAGGCGGTCTTGGCACGAGTGACCACCTCGAACGCATCCCCTGGGAGAGACAGGTTGATGTCCTGGTCGCGCTCGGCTTGGTTGAAGGAGTTGGAGGATATCAATACCGAGGCGTCACAACCTTCAACCAAGCAGTCATGGACAAAGAGGCGGAGAGTGCCAGCCGCGGTGGTGGGCGTGGACATCTGCTTGGTGGTGATGGTCTCGCGGATGATCCTCTCGAAATCGGGGCATGATCTCTTGTAATAATTAGGGTTGAGCTTGGCTTCGGAGAGATAGAtggaagagaagaggaggaggagaatcaAACGGTGGAAATCCATGGCGATTCAGATTGGGAATGAGGGAGGGGAAGGAGCGTTGTCCCACTTCCTCCTTCTCGAGTTGCTCCTGAGGATGAACAATGGAGGAGCGGTTGGGGAGACCAAGGCATGCAAAAATGGATTAAGCGAATTGAACAGAATGGGAATGAAGAAGGTGGAAAAAGAGTGGATGGGAGGAATTCTAGGGTTTGTTTTGATAATAGGGGTGATGGAAAGAGACGCAAAAATTTTGTCCATCCgtcgaattttattttattttttttaacttttttgatttttttggcaTTGTTGAATTGAGGGTAGGTGTAAAAGAAATTCCATGTTTAAGAAACCAAAATCATTCGAGATGTAAAAGAAACTCCATTTGACGTTGCAAGGCATTGATGTTCTTCTTTCTAACTTTCAGAGAATTCATCGGTTGAGTTTTTCCGCTCTTTTTTTAATGAATAGCATTGATATGCGATTATTCTTCCCCATATTGTAT
This genomic interval from Rhodamnia argentea isolate NSW1041297 chromosome 4, ASM2092103v1, whole genome shotgun sequence contains the following:
- the LOC115749638 gene encoding peroxidase 41-like, which codes for MDFHRLILLLLFSSIYLSEAKLNPNYYKRSCPDFERIIRETITTKQMSTPTTAAGTLRLFVHDCLVEGCDASVLISSNSFNQAERDQDINLSLPGDAFEVVTRAKTALELSCPKTVSCADILAQATRDLITMVGGPFYTVPLGRKDGLVSKASKVEGNLPRVNMTIDQSIKIFESKGFTVQEFAALMGGHTIGFSHCKEFSDRIFHYGRASGYDPALNPKFAAGLRQMCANYTRDDSMAAFNDVMTPGKFDNMYYQNLPRGLGLLAIDHMLYASPRTRPFVQLYAKDQEAFFKAFARAMEKLSVYGVKAGRQGEIRSRCDAFNSLRT